In Streptomyces sp. NBC_01408, one DNA window encodes the following:
- a CDS encoding NAD-dependent epimerase/dehydratase — MRVLLIGANGYLGRYVADRLLADPAVQLTALGRGDDADVRFDLATGSPGALTRFLDAVHPGVVINCAGATRGGARELTRHNTVAVATICESLRRSGCGARLVQLGCAAEYGPSQPGSSTAEDAVPRPGGPYGVSKLAATELVLGSGLDAVVLRIFSPVGPGTPAGSPLGRLAEAMRRAMQSGDGELKLSGLGVQRDFVDVRDVARAVHAASLSAAQGVVNIGTGRAVRLRDAAAVLARVAGYGGALHELDVPHGGAPQSHPGRPAGLATIGSPRSEATSEQLAASAPQPPYPDGCGAWQQADVRTARDRLGWRPRINLEESLADIWMEAACRI, encoded by the coding sequence ATGAGGGTGCTGCTGATCGGAGCCAACGGATACCTCGGCCGCTACGTCGCGGACCGGCTGCTCGCCGACCCCGCCGTCCAGCTCACCGCGCTCGGCCGCGGCGACGACGCCGACGTCCGCTTCGACCTCGCCACCGGCAGCCCCGGCGCGCTCACCCGGTTCCTCGACGCCGTGCACCCGGGCGTCGTCATCAACTGCGCCGGCGCCACCCGCGGCGGGGCCCGGGAACTCACCCGGCACAACACCGTCGCCGTGGCCACCATCTGCGAATCGCTGCGCCGCAGCGGCTGCGGGGCCCGGCTGGTCCAGCTCGGCTGCGCCGCCGAGTACGGGCCCAGCCAGCCCGGGTCCTCGACGGCCGAGGACGCCGTCCCGAGACCCGGGGGACCGTACGGCGTCAGCAAGCTGGCCGCGACCGAACTGGTGCTGGGCTCCGGGCTCGACGCCGTCGTCCTGCGGATCTTCTCGCCCGTCGGCCCCGGCACCCCCGCCGGATCCCCGCTCGGCCGGCTCGCCGAGGCCATGCGCCGCGCGATGCAGTCCGGGGACGGGGAGCTCAAGCTCAGCGGGCTCGGGGTACAGCGCGACTTCGTGGACGTACGGGACGTGGCGCGGGCCGTGCACGCCGCCTCGCTCTCCGCCGCCCAGGGCGTCGTCAACATCGGCACCGGCCGCGCGGTCCGGCTGCGCGACGCCGCCGCCGTGCTGGCCCGGGTCGCCGGGTACGGAGGCGCCCTGCACGAGCTCGACGTACCGCACGGCGGTGCCCCGCAGTCGCACCCCGGCCGGCCGGCGGGCCTCGCCACCATCGGATCGCCCCGGTCCGAGGCCACGTCCGAGCAGCTGGCCGCCTCGGCCCCCCAGCCCCCCTACCCCGACGGCTGCGGAGCCTGGCAGCAGGCCGACGTCCGCACCGCCCGGGACCGGCTCGGCTGGCGGCCCCGGATCAACCTGGAGGAATCCCTCGCGGACATCTGGATGGAGGCGGCATGCCGCATCTGA